One Nocardiopsis gilva YIM 90087 genomic window, GCCTCGGCGTCGTTGTCGCCGGTGGCCTGATCGCGCCCACTGGGGTCGCCTACGCCGACCCCGAGCCCTCCAAGGAGGACGTCGAGAAGAATCTCGACGAACTCAACAAGGAGGCCGACAAGGTCGTCCAGGATTACAACCAGGCGAACTCCGACTACAAGGCGGCCAAGAAGAAGGCCGACGAGCTCAAGGAGCAGGTCGGCGACGAAGAGGACAAGTACAACGAGCTGCGCGACGAGGTCGCCGACTTCGCCAGCGCGGCCTACAAGTCCAACGACCTGGACGCCACCACGACCATCCTCGCCGCCGAGAGTCCCGAGGAACTCCTCGAGCAGAGCGATGACATCGACTACCTCTCCAAGACGCAGAAGGCCAAGCTCGACGAGTTCGGCGACTCCTCCGAGCGCCTCTTCAAGCTGAAGGACGAGGCCGACGACGCCCTGTCCAAGGCGAAGAAGGCGAAGAAGGAGGCCAAGGAGAAGAAGGACGAGGTCGAGGAGAAGATCCAGAAGCAGAAGGACCTCCTCGCCCAGTTCCCCGACGCCGAGGACTCCGCGCCGGAGGGCTCGTCGGCCTCCGGCGGCAGCTACACCGGAAGTGCCAGCGGCAACGCCCGCGCGGCGCTCGACTTCGCCTACGCGCAGCTCGGCAAGCCCTACGTCTACGGCTCCGCCGGCCCGAACAGCTACGACTGCTCCGGCCTCGTCATGCGCTCCTGGGGCAACGGTGGCGTCAGCCTGCCGCGCACCACCTACGGCCAGGCCGAGGCGGGGCAGCGGGTCTCCCGCGACCAGCTGCAGCCGGGCGACATCCTCTTCTTCAGCGACCTCGGCCACGACGGTCTGTACGTCGGCGGCGGCAAGATGATCCACGCCCCGCGTACCGGGAAGAACGTCGAGGTCGTGCCGCTGGCCGGGTACTGGGACGGCCAGTTCATGTACGGCGTGCGCCCGTAGCACCGACCGGGCTCACCGAACGGCGCCCCCTCCGGCGCCTGTCGCCTTCGGCCCGCCGATCGCCCACGGGTGCCGGTGTGCATCGTCACGTTCTACCGGCCGCCGAGCAACCTTTTGCCCTGGTCCTCGTACACGCGAGGACCAGGGCTTTTGTGCTTCCCTGCGGTATCGGCGGCTACGTATCGGACATAACGGCCTAACCGCAAACCGGCCTCATTGGTAACGAATCGGTTGAGATGGGGTCGTTGATGCACTAGTGTCCTCGCCGAGTGAGGTCGTAGACCACGCCATCATCCGGATGGCGGCGACCGGCTTCCGCCCCACTCCGCGCACAACACACCTCCTGACCCTCGAGGCGCGGAGACCGGAAGGGCCCCGGCCCGGCGCGAGATCCCGACGCGCCGCCGGAGAGAGCCCCGGGTGAATCAGTGACCGGCGTACCGCCGGGCCCTGACGGGCTCCCCCTGCCCGAACCCCTGTGGACGTACCGGTGGGCGGTCTGGAGAAAGGTGTGCCCCCAGCGTGGATGAACTCCAAGAACGTCGCTCGTATCGCCGTCACCTCGCGGTGGTCGGCTTCATCGCCGCCGGCGCCCTGCTGACCTCCTCCGGTGTCGCCTTCGCCGACCCCACCGCGGACGAGGTCAAGGACAAGATCGAGAAGCTCGAAAAGGAGTACTCAGAGCTCGCCGACAAGTACAACCAGGCCAAAGAGAGCCACGACGCCGCGAAGAAGAAGCTCGACGACCTGGAGTCCAAGCGCGACAACGCGGAGGACAAGCTCGACGATCTACAGAGCGACGTGCGCAAGCTGGCGACCTCGGCCTACACCGGGGTCGACTACGGGTCGCCCGCGTACCTGATGGGCGCTGACGGCCCCGAGGACGCCCTGCAGCAGGCGGCGGACCTCGGCTACCTCTCCAAGAGCCAGAAGGCGAGCCTCGACAAGTACGTCAAGCAGCGGGACAAGCTCGACGACCTGGAGTCCGAGGCGGAGTCCACCGAGAAGAAGGCCAAGAAGAAGCTCAAGGAAGCCAAGGACTCCAAGAGCAAGGCCGAGAAGAAGATCGACAAGCAGCAGGACATTCTTGACGATCTGAGCGCGGAGGAGCGCGCCCAGGCCACCGCCGGTGTCAACGGCGGGTCGGGCAACGGCGGCGGATCCTCCTCCTCGTCCGGTTCCTCCGGTGGCGGGGGCGGCTCCTACAACGGCTCGGCCTCCGGCAACGCTCGGACCGCCCTGAACTTCATCTACGGCCAGATCGGCGACTCCTACAGCCTGGGCGCCAACGGCCCCGACGTGTGGGACTGCTCCAGCCTGGTCCAGGCCGCATGGAGACAGGCCGGGGTGAGCCTCCCCCGGACCACCTACGACCAGGTCAACGCCGGAACCCGGGTCTCCTGGGACAACATGCAGCCGGGCGACCTGATCTTCTTCTACAGCGGCCCCGGCCACGTCGGCATGTACGTCGGCAACGGCAAGATGGTGCACGCCTCCAACCCGTCCAAGCCGGTCGCCGAGGTCACCCTCAACAGCTACTACCGGAACAACTTCACCGCCGCCGTGCGGCCCTGATCCCCGCTCCGGCGCGGCCCGACCAGGCGCCGGACACGAGACCGCCCGCCCGGCGACCAGGTCGCCGGGCGGGCGGTGGGCGTTTCAGGGGCGGCCCTGCCGCTTTCCTCCTCGCCTCTCCGTTGATCTCGGAGATACTGGGGTTCCGGCGGCGATTTTTCCCCCAATATCTCCGAGATCAACGGAGAGGCGGTGACGTCGGTGGTGAAAGGTCAGGAGCTCGTGTAGAGCTCCTCGATCTCGTTCTCGTACTGCTTGGTGACGACGTGCCGCTTCACCTTCAGCGACGCCGTCATCTGGCCGCCTTCCTCGGAGAAGTCCTCGGGCAGGATCTTGAACCTGCGCACCGACTCCGCGCGCGACACCGCCTGGTTGGCGTCGTCCACGGCCTCCTGTACCGCGGCGACCAGGGCGGGGTCGTCGATCAGGTCCGCGACCTCGCCGGTGCGGTCGTTCTGCTGCTTCCAGAACTCGAAGGCCTCGGGGTCGATGGTGACCAGCGCGGAGACGAAGTTGCGGTTGTCCCCGATCACCAGGCACTGGCTGACGATGGCGTGGCCGCGGATGCGGTCCTCGATCACCGCCGGGGCGACGTTCTTGCCGCCGGCCGTCACGATGATCTCCTTCTTCCGCCCGGTGATGCTGAGGTAGCCGTCGTCATCCAGCGCGCCCAGGTCGCCGGTGCGGTAGAAGCCTTCCTTGCCGAACGCGTCGGCGGTGGCCTTCTCGTTGTTCCAGTAGCCGCGCATGACGTGGTCGCCCTTGCACAGCACCTCGCCGTCGTCGTCGATCTTGATGGTGACGCCGGGGAACGGCGGGCCGACCGTGCCGATCTTGTTCTTGCTCGGCGTGTTCACCGCGGTGGGGGCGGAGGTCTCGGTCAGCCCGTAGCCCTCGATGATCGTCAGACCCACCCCGCGGAAGAAGTGGCCGAGGCGGTCGCCCAGCGCGGAGCCGCCGGAGACCGCGTACTGCGCCTGCCCGCCCAGGCGGGCCAGGATCTTGCCGTAGACGAGCTTGCCGAACAGGGCGTGCTTGATCTTCAGGCCCATGGGAACGCGGCCGGAGTCGAGCGCCTTGCTGTAGTCGATGGCGGTGGCCGCCGCGGCACCGAAGACCTTGCCCTTGCCCTCGGCGGTGGCCTTCTGCTCGGCCTTGTTGAACACCTTCTCGAAGACCCGCGGCACGGCCAGCAGGAAGGTCGGCTTGAAGACACCGAGCTGGTCGATGAGTTCGGGGCCGGTGGTCGGGAAGTGGCCGAGGATGGTCTTGGACTCGATGCAGCCGATCTGGATGATCCGCGCGAAGGAGTGGGCCAGGGGGAGGAAGAGCAGGGTCGAGCGCCCCTCCAGGGTGAAGACCTCCTCCAGCGGCCCCTCGATCACGTTCATGATGGTGAAGAGCAGGTTGCGGTGGGTCAGCTCGCAGCCCTTGGGGCGCCCGGTGGTGCCCGAGGTGTAGATGAGCGTGGCGAGCTCGTCGACGTCGCCGGCGGTGCGCCGCTGTTCGAGGACGTCGTCCTCCACCTCGGAGCCCGACGCGATGAGGTCGGCCAGACCGCCGTCGTCGATCTTCCACGTGTGGGCGAGCTCCGCGAGGTTCGTCTGCACGGACTTGACCCGCTCGGCGTGGTCCTCGGTCTCGACGAAGACGGCTTTGGCGCCGGAGTCGCCGAGGATCCACTCGACCTGCTCTGCCGAGGAGGTCTCGTAGATCGGGACGGTCACGGCGCCGACTGACCAGACGGCGTAGTCGATGCTGGTCCACTCGTAGCGCGTCCGCGACATCAGGCCGACGCGGTCGCCGTGCTCGATGCCGGCGGCGATGAGTGCTTTGGCGATGGCCGCGACGTCGTCGCGGAACTCCTGGCAGGTCACGTCCCGCCACTGGCCAGCTTCCTGGACTCGGAGCGCGACGGAGGCGGGCTCATTGGTGGCGCGGGCGAAGACCGTATCTGGCATCCGCGCCTGCGACGAGATCTCGACCTTCACAGGACGGCTGTATTCGCGCACGTTATCGCTCCTGGACGTACAAGGCCTGTTAGGGGACGTGACGACGGTAACAACTTAAGCTACTAGCCGGTAGAACGCGTTCTCGTTCGGTATCCGAAAGAGACGTTATGTTGATGAAAACGGTCCCATACCCTGCGGCGATGCCCGCCGCGCGGCTCACTCGCCGCTCCGCCCGGCGCGCAGGATCTTGACCCTAGCGTTGATCTTGCTCCCGCAACAGCGTCGACCGCCGATTCGGCCATAGATGGGGGGAATCGGGCGCAGTGGCGCGGAACGGAGGATCCCGGAACCGGCCCGGGGTCACGGGAGTCCCTGAACCGCCTCCGGGTTTACCCCGGTTTATCCGGCGGGAAGGGCCATCGTCCGACCGGCGCGGATAACGTGGCGTTCACGACAGGAGAAACAGGGGCTGGACGACCATGGCTGAGCCGAACCGTGACACGGGTTCACAGGACATCATCGATGACGCGCTGCGACTGGTGGACGCCCTGCAGCGCAAACTCATCATCGCGGGCGTGCGCCGCGGGGTGTCGAGCGTGACCTCCCCGCCGCCGCCCAAGGACGACGTATGGGGGGAGGCCATCCGGCTGGAGCAGCCGCCGGAGGAGGAGCCGCTCGACCGGCTGGCCGGGATCGTGCGCACCGCGGCACCGGAGGTTGTCGGGCACCTCGGCAAGGCCGGGGCCGCGCTGTTCGGCGCGCTGGGCGAGACCTGGGACGTGGTCGAGAAGTCGCTGGAGAAGCAGCGTGCCGATCGCGAGCGCCAGGAGCAGGAGCGCCCCGAGCGCGAGAGCGACGACCAGGAGAGCGCCGAGGCCGCGGCGGACAGCGGCGCGCAGAAGAACGGCGAGCCCTCCGCGGCGGACGGCGGGCCGGAGCTCCCGGCGAGCGAGGAGCGTGAGCGGCCCCGTCCCACCGAGACGACGACGTAACCAAATGGTCCATACCAGTGTGAGATTGTGGTGCCAGCGCACGCGGAGCGACGGGCCGCGGTGCGCGTGCCCTCCCTCGACACGTGAATGACCGGAAAAGGAGCCGTCCATGCGGTTGACGATCGGTGTGGACATCGGCGGTACCAAGGTCGCCGCCGGAATGGTCGACCCCGATGGGCGGATCCTCGGCGACGTCGTGCGCTACCCGACCCCGACGAACGACAGTGAGGCACTCGCCGACGTCATCGGGCGGGTCGTCGTGGAGCTGCGCGAACGGCACACCGGTCACGACATCGCGGCCGTGGGCGTGGGCATCGCCGGATTCGTCGACGAGGACCGCGCCAGGATCGTCCTCGCCGCCAACCTGGGACTGTCCGACGACCCCATCACGGAGCGGATCCGGCGGCGGATCGACCTGCCGGTCGTCGTCGAGAACGACGCCAACGCCGCCGCCTGGGCCGAGGCCCGCTTCGGTGCCGGGCGCGGGAGCGACCACGTCGTCCTGGTGACCCTGGGAACCGGGGTCGGCGGGGGCATCGTCATGGACGGCCGGCTCCAGCGCGGCCGCTACGGCGTCGCCGCCGAAGTCGGCCACTACCGGATGGTCCGCCACGGTCGCCGCTGCGGCTGCGGCAACAACGGCTGCTGGGAGCAGTACGCCAGCGGACGCGCCCTGGTCGCCGAGGCCCAGGACCTCGCCACAACCGATCCCGTGCGCGCCGCCTACCTCCTCAAACTGGCCGAGGGCGACATCTCCCGGATCCGGGGACCCGAGATCACCCAGGCGGCCCTGGAAGGCGACGAGGGCGCGCTGGAGTGCTTCCGCGCCGTGGGCGAGTGGGTCGGCCTCGGCCTGGCTGACCTGGCCGCCATCCTTGACCCTGAGTGCTTCGTCGTCGGCGGCGGGGTATCCGAGGCCGGGGACATCCTCCTCGAACCGGCGCGAGCATCGTTCAAGAAGCACGTGACAGGCCGCGCCACCCGCCGCCTCGCCGATATCCGCACCGCCGAACTCGGCCCCCAGGCGGGCATCGTCGGCGCCGCCGACCTCGCGCGGAGGTAGCCCCCGGTTTGCTGCCGGTTGTTCCGACAGCTCCAGCGACCACCGGGCGGGACGGGGGGTCTGCTGGGCGGCCTTGTCGGCGCTCATCCCGTCCGGTGTTCTGTGGTGAAAAGCGGCACCGAGGCCGGAGGGGGTCGGGCGCGCCGGTCCTCCGGCGGGTGCAGCCTGGTTCGGCGCGCTGTGGCGGCCCCCACCGCCGGGCGCCTTCCTGGTTGGGCGGGGCGGCACCGACGGCGGGTGGGGCGCCGGGTATGCCCGGCTTGCCATGGTCTGTGCGGGGTGGATCCGTTGATCTCGGGGATATCGACCGAATGTCGGCGATTATTCGGTCGATATCCCCGAGATCAACGGAGGCGTGGACATAACGGGCACACAGAGAGCGCTTTCCCGCCCTGGGCCGCCCGCCCCACCTGGCGGTCGGTGCCGCCTTCCCCCCGGGAGGTGACCGGCGGTGCGGGCCGACGCCGCTGGCCCCCGGATCCGCTCCACCCGTCAGAGGACCGGCGCGCCCGACCCCCTCCGGCCTCGGTGCCGCTTTTCACCACAGAACACCGGACGGGATGAGCGCCGACAAGGCCGCACAGCAGACCTTGGGCTCATGGTGTCTCGATCTCCGCGAGGACGGGGCGGTGGTCGCTGGCCGCGGCTAGATCGGCGGGCGGCACCAGATCGACCGGCACTCCGGTTCCGCAGACGGTCAGCTCTCGGGAGACGAAGACGCCGTCGATACGTGCCCGCGGCTGTCGTGCCGGGAACGTCAGCTTTTCCCCGCGCGGAGCCTCCGCCCCGGTGTCGCACAGCTCGCTCGCCAGCAGCCGCCACGCCGGACCGTCCGGTGTGCAGTTGATGTCCCCGGCCAGGACCGCGGGGGCGCAGTGGCGTGCGGCCGTGGCGGTAAGGTGCGCCAGGACCTCCTGTGCGTGTCTGCTGCGCGCGTGGTCGTCGAGATCCAGGTGCGTGCAGCCGACGACCACGAGGCGTCCACCCACGTCGAGCACGGCCAGCGACAGCGCCCGGCGGTGCAGTCGGGGATAGCGGCGCAGCAGCCGGTGCTCGGCATGCAGCACGCGGACCGCCGGTCGGATGAGAATCGCGAGTCCGCCCGCGCGCCGGTTCACCGCCGCGACCAGACCACACCCGCGGGCCAGGGCCCGTCGCCGCCATCGCCAGCCCAGGAGCCGGGGCGCCTCCTGCAGGCAGACGACATCGGGTTCACAGGCCGCGATGGCCCGCCCGACCGCCTTCGCGTCGTCACGCAACGCCCGCACGTTGTAACTGAGGACCCGGAGCGTCATGGCTCCTACCTACCCGGCCGCGCGGCCGGGTGACGGTCGGATCGGGATACATCGAGCCCCCGGTGGCCAGGTTCGAACCCGGCCACCGGGGGCTCGGAGCTATGTCCTCGGACGGATCGGAACGGCTCCGCCCGGACGGCCGCCCGCTGGGACGCGATGCGGTCTAGGCGGCAGTGCCCGGGGTGTCCGGCTTGACCGCCTTCGGCGTCGACGACTCGCGTGCGGACTCCTGCGCCTCGGCCTGCGCCTTGGCCTTCTTCTCCTTCTCGGCCTTCTTGGCCGCCTTGCGCTCGGCACGCTCGGCCTTGCGCTGGGCGCGGCGTTCGGCGCGTTCGGCCTTCTTCCGCTCGCGCTCGGTGGCGTGCTGCTCCTTGCGCTCCTCCTTGGCGGCGGCCTCCAGCTCGGTCTTGACCGACTGCGCGTAGCGGTCGACGTACTCCTGGCCGGAAAGCTCCATGAGCGCGTACATGATCTCGTCGGTGACGGCCCGCAGCACCCGCGGGTCCTTCTCCATGCCGTAGTAGCGGGAGAAGTCCAGGGGCTTGCCGAACTTCACCTTGGGGCGGATACCCAGCTTCGGGATGGTGCGGCCGGGCGGCATGATCTTGTCGACATTGATCATCGCCATGGGGATGACCGGCGCCTTGGACTCCAGCACGATCCGGGCCACGCCGGTGCGTCCGCGGTACAGCTTGCCGTCGGGGGAGCGGGTGCCCTCGGGGTAGATGCCGAGCAGATGGCCCTGCTTGAGCACCTTCAGGCCGGTGCGCAGCGCGGCCTCACTGGCCTTGCCGCCGGACCGGTCGATCGGGATCTGCCCCACGCCGCTGAAGAAGAGGCGGCTGATGAGGCCCTTCGGGCCGGTGCCGGTGAAGTACTCGGCCTTCGCCAGGAAGGTGATCTTGCGCGGCAGCGGCAGCGGGCCGAAGAAGTGGTCGGAGAAGGACAGGTGGTTGCCGACCAGGACCGCAGGGCCGTACCTGGGCACGTGCTCCACCCCTTCGGCGCGCGGTTGCCACAGCACCGCCAGCACCGGACCCAGGACCGCCTTGACAATCCAGTAGAACACCGAGTTTCACCCCCGCACCCGCGGGGAGCGTCCGACCTGCTTCGCCACGTTCGCCTTCCCGCATTCACGAACAATCGACGTTATCTTCGCATCGCTTGGGACCGACTACCAATGTCGGAGTAAGTTACCCACAAGTAGGAGAGAAACGTCCCGATCCATCCCGCTATGCAACCATCTCACGTGGCAGGACCGCTCCTACCGGGGCGGCGGGGTTCCGGGCGCCCGGCCCCTGGGTTAGTTTCATAGACCTGATACCTGATCCGCCGCACGGCCGAGACGAGGAAGTCAAGGAGATCCCATGTCACTACTGCCCGGCGCCGAACCGTACCACCGCGGTGGCGGGGGTGTCGGCGTGCTGTTGTGCCACGGGTTCACCGGGACGCCGCAGGCGATGCGGCCCTGGGGGGAGTACCTCGCCGGCGCAGGGCTGACGGTGGACGTGCCCCGCCTGCCCGGACACGGGACGACCTGGCAGGACATGGCGACGACGACTAGCGACGACTGGCTTGGCGTGGTCGAGGAGGCGCTGGTCAAGCTGCACGCCGAGTGCACGCGGGTCTTCGTCATGGGGATGTCCATGGGCGGCTGCCTGGCGCTCCGGCTCGCCGAGCTCCACCCGGACAAGGTAAGCGGTGTGGTCGTGGTCAACCCCTCCCTCGCCCTGGAGGACTGGAAGCTGTTCGTCGCGCCCTACATCAAGCGGCTCATCCCCACGACCCCGGGCATCGCCTCCGACATCAAGAAGCCCGGCGCCGTGGAGATCGGCTACGACGACATCCCCACGGCCGCCGCCGCGACCCTGCCGAAGCTGTGGCGCGCCACCCGCCGCGGCATGTCCAGGCTCACCGCGCCGGTTCTCGTCTACCGGAGTCACGAAGACCATGTCGTTGGACCGAAGAGTCTGCGTATCCTCACGAGTGAGGCGGTGAACGCTCAACTGACCGTGCACGCGTTGGAAAACAGCTACCACGTCGCGACCCTGGACAACGACGCCGAGACCATCTTCGAGGGAAGCCTCGCGTTCGTGCGCGAACACGGCGGAAGCGGGGAAGGAATGGACCGATGACGCAACGCCGGGGGAACGGCCTGCTCGCGGACACCTACGTTCCGCTGATCCTGCTGCCTCCGGCCACGGCCGACCGCATGCTCGACGCGTTGCGTCGCTCCGGCATCGCCGCCTACGCCCTGCCGCTCGACGACGAGGTGCAGGCGACCGCGGCCATCGCCGTCGAGGACCCGCCCACCGACCACCTGTACGTCGACGCCGAGGAGCGCGAGGCGGCCGCCGCGATCCTCCGCCGTGAGCTCCCGGAGCTGGGGGAGCGCGCGCTCGGCGGCGGCGCGGCCGAGACGGCGGCCGAAGCCGCGGGAGCGCAGCCCCGCGCGCCGGATACGCCCGGTGCGGAGACCGCGGACGACCCCGAGACCGATACTCCGGCGTCATCGAGCGAGAGCGCGCGCTCTGACCCAGGGGCCGCCGATTCCACCGCCTCCCCCGCTTCTTCGCCGTCCTCCTCGGACGCCGACGACGCGGACGTCTGGGCCGACCTGGTGGCGCGCTTCTACGAGAGCGGCGGCCCCCCGGCCGGCGACATCCACTGGCCCGACGCGGAGAACCTCAGCGTCCGCGAACCGGCCGACCGCCCCGACGACACGGCCGACCGGCCGAGCGGCGACGGCGACCCCTCCGGTATCGGCGACGGCCCCGTGGCCGAGGGCGTCGACAGCGACGGGGGCGGCGCGGGACGCCGTTACGGGCGCGGCGACGACTCCGACCCCACCGACCACTACGTGCCACCGCCCCCGCCGCCCTTTCCCCGAGGCGACCTGACCAGCCGCCTGTCCTGGGGCGGTCTGTTCGGCGGCCCGCTGCTGCTGCTCGGATCGATGCTCCTGGGCATCCGGCTCCCGGGGTGGCTCGCCTTCTGCGCCGTCGCCGCCTTCATCGCGGGATTCGTCGTCCTCGTCGTCCGGATGAGCGACCGCCCCTCCGGTGGAAACGGACCGGACGACGGAGCCGTAGTCTGACGCCGTGACCTTCCGGCCGCCGAGGATCCCCCGCTCCCTGCCCTCGCTGCCCTCCCCGTCGACCTTCCCGACGTCCGGGCGCACGACCCCGGCCATGGGCTACGAGGCGCCGATCTGGCGTGCCATCAGCGCCTTCCGCATCGCGTCCCTCCTCTACGCTCTGGTACTCATCGTGCAGCACCACGCGCTGCTGGCGCGCCCGTGGCTGGCGTGGACGGTGTTCGCGACGATGGTCGCCTGGACGGCCGTGGCCGGATACGCCTACGCCGTCGATCAGCACCGGCACTGGCGCCTGGTGCTCGTCGACCTCGCCGTCACCTTCGCCTGCCAGGCCGCCACCATGTTCGCCGCCTCGCCCGGCTACCTCCGCATGGCGCCCCCACTCACCGCGACGTGGTTCGGTGGCGCCGCCTTGGCCGCCGCTGTGATCGGCGGGCGGCGCTGGGCGCTCATCATCCCGGTGGGCTACGGCATCGTCGACATCACCGTCCGGGTCAAGCTCGGGCTCGACATCACGGCGGCGACACCGCGCGGAATGGTGCTGCTCATCCTCGCCGGGTTCGCCGTCGGCTACATGACCCACATCGCGCAGGCGGCGGAACGGCGCTTCGCCGCTGCCGTGGAGCTGGAGGCGCGGACGCGGGAGCGCGAGCGGCTCGCCCGGTCCATCCACGATTCCGTGCTGCAGGTGCTGGCCATCGTCCAGCGGCGCGGCACGGAGCTGGGCGGTGAGGCGGCCGACCTCGGGCGGCTCGCGGGCGAGCAGGAGGCCAAGCTCCGCGCCCTGATCGGCGTGCAGGCGCAGGCCGAACGGACCCCGGTGGACGCGGCGGCGGACGTGTCGGCCGCGGACGCGGAGGAGGGCCGGGCCGACCTCAGCGCCCGGCTCGGCGTCCTGGCCTGCGCGCGTGTCACCGTCTCCGCGCCGGCGCTACCAGTGCCGCTGGCACAGCACGCGGTGGACGAGGTCGACGCCGCCGTCCAGGCGGCCCTGGCCAACGTCGAGCGGCACTGCCCCGCGGAGACGCGGGTCTGGCTGCTGGTCGAGGACGAGGAGGACACCGTCACCGTGACGGTCCGCGACGACGGTCCCGGCATGGACGAGAGCCGAATCGCCGAGGCCGCCTCCGACGGCCGTCTCGGCATCGCCCAGTCCATCCAGGGCCGCATCCGCGACCTCGGCGGGGAGACCGCGATCTTCACCGCTCCGGGGGAGGGGACCGAAGTCGAGATGCGCGTGCCGCGATGAACCCGCTGCCCTGAAGCTCGAGCAGCCCGGCGATCAGCGGAAC contains:
- a CDS encoding C40 family peptidase translates to MANKDGGRPTARRIATGLGVVVAGGLIAPTGVAYADPEPSKEDVEKNLDELNKEADKVVQDYNQANSDYKAAKKKADELKEQVGDEEDKYNELRDEVADFASAAYKSNDLDATTTILAAESPEELLEQSDDIDYLSKTQKAKLDEFGDSSERLFKLKDEADDALSKAKKAKKEAKEKKDEVEEKIQKQKDLLAQFPDAEDSAPEGSSASGGSYTGSASGNARAALDFAYAQLGKPYVYGSAGPNSYDCSGLVMRSWGNGGVSLPRTTYGQAEAGQRVSRDQLQPGDILFFSDLGHDGLYVGGGKMIHAPRTGKNVEVVPLAGYWDGQFMYGVRP
- a CDS encoding C40 family peptidase encodes the protein MDELQERRSYRRHLAVVGFIAAGALLTSSGVAFADPTADEVKDKIEKLEKEYSELADKYNQAKESHDAAKKKLDDLESKRDNAEDKLDDLQSDVRKLATSAYTGVDYGSPAYLMGADGPEDALQQAADLGYLSKSQKASLDKYVKQRDKLDDLESEAESTEKKAKKKLKEAKDSKSKAEKKIDKQQDILDDLSAEERAQATAGVNGGSGNGGGSSSSSGSSGGGGGSYNGSASGNARTALNFIYGQIGDSYSLGANGPDVWDCSSLVQAAWRQAGVSLPRTTYDQVNAGTRVSWDNMQPGDLIFFYSGPGHVGMYVGNGKMVHASNPSKPVAEVTLNSYYRNNFTAAVRP
- a CDS encoding AMP-dependent synthetase/ligase; this translates as MREYSRPVKVEISSQARMPDTVFARATNEPASVALRVQEAGQWRDVTCQEFRDDVAAIAKALIAAGIEHGDRVGLMSRTRYEWTSIDYAVWSVGAVTVPIYETSSAEQVEWILGDSGAKAVFVETEDHAERVKSVQTNLAELAHTWKIDDGGLADLIASGSEVEDDVLEQRRTAGDVDELATLIYTSGTTGRPKGCELTHRNLLFTIMNVIEGPLEEVFTLEGRSTLLFLPLAHSFARIIQIGCIESKTILGHFPTTGPELIDQLGVFKPTFLLAVPRVFEKVFNKAEQKATAEGKGKVFGAAAATAIDYSKALDSGRVPMGLKIKHALFGKLVYGKILARLGGQAQYAVSGGSALGDRLGHFFRGVGLTIIEGYGLTETSAPTAVNTPSKNKIGTVGPPFPGVTIKIDDDGEVLCKGDHVMRGYWNNEKATADAFGKEGFYRTGDLGALDDDGYLSITGRKKEIIVTAGGKNVAPAVIEDRIRGHAIVSQCLVIGDNRNFVSALVTIDPEAFEFWKQQNDRTGEVADLIDDPALVAAVQEAVDDANQAVSRAESVRRFKILPEDFSEEGGQMTASLKVKRHVVTKQYENEIEELYTSS
- a CDS encoding ROK family glucokinase, giving the protein MRLTIGVDIGGTKVAAGMVDPDGRILGDVVRYPTPTNDSEALADVIGRVVVELRERHTGHDIAAVGVGIAGFVDEDRARIVLAANLGLSDDPITERIRRRIDLPVVVENDANAAAWAEARFGAGRGSDHVVLVTLGTGVGGGIVMDGRLQRGRYGVAAEVGHYRMVRHGRRCGCGNNGCWEQYASGRALVAEAQDLATTDPVRAAYLLKLAEGDISRIRGPEITQAALEGDEGALECFRAVGEWVGLGLADLAAILDPECFVVGGGVSEAGDILLEPARASFKKHVTGRATRRLADIRTAELGPQAGIVGAADLARR
- a CDS encoding endonuclease/exonuclease/phosphatase family protein; translated protein: MTLRVLSYNVRALRDDAKAVGRAIAACEPDVVCLQEAPRLLGWRWRRRALARGCGLVAAVNRRAGGLAILIRPAVRVLHAEHRLLRRYPRLHRRALSLAVLDVGGRLVVVGCTHLDLDDHARSRHAQEVLAHLTATAARHCAPAVLAGDINCTPDGPAWRLLASELCDTGAEAPRGEKLTFPARQPRARIDGVFVSRELTVCGTGVPVDLVPPADLAAASDHRPVLAEIETP
- a CDS encoding lysophospholipid acyltransferase family protein, which encodes MFYWIVKAVLGPVLAVLWQPRAEGVEHVPRYGPAVLVGNHLSFSDHFFGPLPLPRKITFLAKAEYFTGTGPKGLISRLFFSGVGQIPIDRSGGKASEAALRTGLKVLKQGHLLGIYPEGTRSPDGKLYRGRTGVARIVLESKAPVIPMAMINVDKIMPPGRTIPKLGIRPKVKFGKPLDFSRYYGMEKDPRVLRAVTDEIMYALMELSGQEYVDRYAQSVKTELEAAAKEERKEQHATERERKKAERAERRAQRKAERAERKAAKKAEKEKKAKAQAEAQESARESSTPKAVKPDTPGTAA
- a CDS encoding alpha/beta hydrolase, whose product is MSLLPGAEPYHRGGGGVGVLLCHGFTGTPQAMRPWGEYLAGAGLTVDVPRLPGHGTTWQDMATTTSDDWLGVVEEALVKLHAECTRVFVMGMSMGGCLALRLAELHPDKVSGVVVVNPSLALEDWKLFVAPYIKRLIPTTPGIASDIKKPGAVEIGYDDIPTAAAATLPKLWRATRRGMSRLTAPVLVYRSHEDHVVGPKSLRILTSEAVNAQLTVHALENSYHVATLDNDAETIFEGSLAFVREHGGSGEGMDR
- the macS gene encoding MacS family sensor histidine kinase; this translates as MTFRPPRIPRSLPSLPSPSTFPTSGRTTPAMGYEAPIWRAISAFRIASLLYALVLIVQHHALLARPWLAWTVFATMVAWTAVAGYAYAVDQHRHWRLVLVDLAVTFACQAATMFAASPGYLRMAPPLTATWFGGAALAAAVIGGRRWALIIPVGYGIVDITVRVKLGLDITAATPRGMVLLILAGFAVGYMTHIAQAAERRFAAAVELEARTRERERLARSIHDSVLQVLAIVQRRGTELGGEAADLGRLAGEQEAKLRALIGVQAQAERTPVDAAADVSAADAEEGRADLSARLGVLACARVTVSAPALPVPLAQHAVDEVDAAVQAALANVERHCPAETRVWLLVEDEEDTVTVTVRDDGPGMDESRIAEAASDGRLGIAQSIQGRIRDLGGETAIFTAPGEGTEVEMRVPR